One Carassius carassius chromosome 20, fCarCar2.1, whole genome shotgun sequence DNA segment encodes these proteins:
- the LOC132096770 gene encoding uncharacterized protein LOC132096770, producing MEKNAAKKKGPYREKLTTNAKQRYLEKLANIKNVDPYELPAAEWNKDLDSLPPCTYMEIVNYLVFGISYYTMLEFKSLKSLESYETFCCGWVRDLVIYKPPNCENTVVLAKVMHSRRLSEPPLTPWVILTPSGQVCSAHCTCMAGVAESCTHVGALLFMVDACVRLKEKATVTDEPAYWILPSSIDKVHPEVGHSIDFTSAAATRRSLNRRIDGKTHTSPALRTRAAKTTKKTPTPTPEELETFYRDLHNTGTRSAILSVLPEYCEEFRDPVLPIRSLQSLTNVRGTSLDRSDLSALQKHCQAIRNIADVSEEQAVQIERRTRGQHTSSLWFAARAGRITASSMHSVYATDISSPALSTINRVCYPTRGPGTAATSWGIKQEETARQAYTTHTKEQHRNQQVQTCGFFVNPAFPQVVASPDAIVSCTCCGKGCIEIKCPAKYKDYTVLDACASDDRNFCLHVVDGQVHLKKIHQYYSQVQTQLLVTNSAYCDFVVWTLKDCVILRITPDTFFWKARLQKSQEFFLKVTLPELVVQYFTLPPTSQALFGPSVLQQQQPLEVRVKTPRKQPAKKDKAPKRNKSVWCLCAGPEKGQMVACDNKNCTVQWYHFHCVGLVDTPSADTPWFCPSCAD from the exons ATGGAGAAGAATGCGGCAAAAAAAAAGGGTCCTTACAGGGAGAAACTTACTACCAATGCCAAACAGAGGTATTTAGAGAAACTGGCTAATATTAAAAACGTTGACCCATACGAGCTGCCTGCAGCTGAATGGAACAAAGACCTAGACTCTTTACCACCTTGCACTTACATGGAAATAGTTAATTACTTGGTTTTTGGCATCAGTTATTACACTATGCTAGAATTCAAAAGCCTGAAATCCTTGGAAAGTTACGAGACATTCTGCTGCGGCTGGGTGCGCGACTTGGTCATCTACAAGCCCCCAAACTGTGAAAACACCGTTGTACTGGCAAAG GTCATGCATTCAAGGCGGCTCAGCGAGCCTCCTCTCACACCATGGGTCATCCTTACACCATCGGGACAAGTGTGTTCAGCCCACTGCACATGCATGGCTGGTGTAGCTGAGTCATGCACCCATGTTGGAGCCCTGCTCTTTATGGTTGATGCCTGTGTCCGGTTGAAGGAAAAGGCCACAGTCACTGATGAACCGGCCTACTGGATCCTGCCAAGCAGCATCGACAAAGTCCATCCAGAGGTTGGCCACAGCATCGACTTCACATCTGCTGCTGCCACACGCAGGTCTCTAAACAGACGCATTGATGGTAAGACCCACACCAGTCCTGCGTTGAGAACACGTGCggccaaaacaacaaaaaaaacacccacACCAACACCGGAAGAGCTGGAAACATTCTACAGGGATCTCCATAACACAGGCACAAGATCAGCCATTTTGAGTGTGCTGCCAGAATACTGTGAGGAATTTCGAGACCCTGTTCTGCCCATCAGAAGCTTACAGTCTCTGACAAATGTTCGTGGCACTAGCCTTGATAGGAGTGACCTATCAGCGCTGCAGAAGCACTGCCAGGCCATAAGAAACATCGCTGATGTGTCAGAGGAACAGGCAGTGCAGATTGAGAGAAGGACGAGGGGACAGCACACCTCTTCACTTTGGTTTGCAGCACGGGCAGGCAGAATCACGGCCTCCTCAATGCACAGTGTCTATGCAACAGACATCAGCTCACCAGCTCTCTCCACCATAAACAGGGTTTGTTACCCTACGCGCGGGCCAGGAACAGCCGCCACCAGTTGGGGTATCAAACAGGAGGAGACAGCGAGGCAGgcatacaccacacacacaaaagaacagCACAGAAATCAACAAGTGCAAACTTGTGGGTTTTTTGTCAACCCGGCCTTCCCACAAGTAGTAGCATCACCAGATGCCATTGTGAGTTGCACCTGTTGTGGAAAGGGCTGCATTGAAATAAAATGCCCAGCTAAGTACAAGGACTACACAGTCCTCGATGCATGTGCATCAGATGACCGCAATTTCTGCCTGCATGTGGTTGATGGTCAGGTGCACCTCAAGAAGATCCACCAGTACTACAGCCAGGTCCAGACTCAACTTCTTGTAACCAACAGTGCATACTGTGACTTTGTAGTGTGGACACTGAAGGACTGTGTAATTCTACGCATAACTCCAGACACCTTTTTTTGGAAGGCACGGCTTCAGAAGTCACAGGAGTTCTTCCTGAAGGTGACTCTCCCTGAACTCGTGGTGCAATATTTCACACTACCACCTACCTCCCAAGCATTGTTTGGCCCCAGTGTGCTACAGCAACAACAGCCACTGGAAGTGCGTGTAAAGACGCCAAGAAAGCAGCCTGCCAAAAAAGACAAAGCACCAAAGAGAAATAAGTCAGTGTGGTGTCTTTGTGCTGGACCAGAGAAAGGTCAAATGGTGGCATGTGACAACAAGAACTGTACAGTACAGTGGTATCACTTCCATTGTGTGGGGCTTGTGGACACCCCTTCTGCTGATACTCCTTGGTTTTGCCCTTCTTGTGCTGATTAA